The genome window cccccccccgggaccccGCAGGGACCCTCGGCTGGGcacagccccgccgccccctggCCCTGTCGCTGTCGCCGTGTCCCCACGTGTCCCGgcccccatcccccacccccgcGGCCCTGTGGCCCCGTGGCCACGTCCACACATCCGCGTCCCTGCGTCCCACCCCGGTGTCCCcgtgtccccgtgtccccatgtccccacacCCGTGACCCCACGTCCACATCCCCATGTCCTcatgtccccgtgtccccacaTCCATGTCCCTCTATCCCCACATCCACATCCCTGTATCCCCACATCCCCATGTccatgtccctgtgtccccacatCCACGTCCCCacgtccccatgtccccacatccccgtgtccccatgTCCATGTCCCTGCATCTCCACATCCACACCCCCATGTCCTTGTGTCCCCATGTCCATGTCCCCACGTCCATATCCCCATATCCCCATGTCCATGTCCCCGCATCCtgatgtccccatgtccccacgTCCACATCCTTGTGTCCCCACATCCACATCCACATTTCCCCATGTCCCCACATCCATGTCCTCGTGTCCCCACATCCGCATCCCCacgtccccatgtccctgtgtccatgtccccatgtccctgtgtccccatgtctcCATGTCCATGTCTTGTGCCCCCACATCCacatccccccatccccacgTTCCCGTGtccatgtccccatgtccccacgTCCACGTCCTTGTGCCCCCacatccccatgtccccccatcCTCATGTCCCTGTGtccatgtccccatgtccccacctCCACGTCCTTGTGCCCCCacatccccatgtccccccatcCTCATGTCCCTGTGtccatgtccccatgtccccacctCCACGTCCTTGTGCCCCCacatccccatgtccccccatccccatgtccctgtgtccatgtccccatgtccccacctCCACGTCCTTGTGCCCCCacatccccatgtccccccatccccatgtccctgtgtccATGTCCCCACATCCATGTCCTTGTGTCCCCacatccccatgtccccacatCCACACGTCCCCATGTCCATGTCCCCACCTCCAGGCTGTGGCCTCTGCCAGCCGGGCAGGATAATTTTAGCCGTGTCCCCACCCTGGGGCCAGCACCGGGCAGGATGCGGCCCCGCGCCCAGCCTGCACCCAGCAATTAGGGGCAGGGCGCttgtggctggggctgggggcccaCGCTGGCAGCCAGGGGGTGGCTGTGGCCCCCCCCCTGAGTGCcgtggcccccagccccagccatggCGGGGCTGCTGCAGGCCCTGGTGGGTGCCTCGGAGAAGGCGGCGCACATCGCGCGGCTGTGCCGGCGGGAGGACcccctcttccagctgctggtggccGAGAAGACGGGGGTCGACAGGAacaggaggttcctgcaggaTTTCAAGACGCTGGCAGACGTCCTCATCCAGGAGGTCATCAAGCACGACCTGGGGAAGGAGGTAGGCATCCAGCtcgggggggggagggggtccCCAGGGGGTCCCCGCATCCCGCCGTGCCATGGCTGAGCCACCCTGgcaccccccatccccctcccagttcccccaACTGCAGGGTCACATCCATGGCGAGGAGTCCAACGAGTTCAGGAATGGGCAGGGTGAGTCTGGGGGAGCAGCGGAGCTGGGGACCCCATCCTGCTCCCCCAGTGGGGGCTGCGGCTGAGGCTGGGGTGCCGGCAGGGGAGACGGTGGCGGTGCGGGTCTGCGCCACGCCGGGGGACACGGCGGCCCTGCTGCTCTCGGTGCTGGAGCCCGAGCGGGCGGCCGCCGAGCTGCTGGCGGTGGCCGTGCACCGGGACGTGGTGCTGGAGGACGCGGAACTGGCCGGTGTGGCGCTCAGCATCCCCCCCCAGGACCTGGCCATCTGGATAGACCCCATCGGTGAGGGGGTGTGGGGAGAGGGTGGTTGGCGACCCCCCGGGTGGGTTGGGGACCCTTCGGGTGGGTTGGggacccccaaacccccacccccccccatgGCTGAGCCCCAGTGAATTGGGCTGCACCCACAGACTCCACCAACGAGTACATCGGTGGGCGCGAGGACGTGGCAGCGGTCGATGGCATCGCCCCGGCggggctgtgctcagcactggtgctCATCGGTGCCTACGACCGCCGCACGGGCTGCCCGGTGCTGGGCGTCATCAACGAGCCCTTCTACCGCCAAGACCCCCAGACCTGCAGGTACTGGCACGGCAGGGACCACCGTGGCCACATCCTGACCCCCAGCGCCATGGGGACCCGGTGCTGGGGTCCACGCTCAGTGtgtgtcccccctccccgcaggtGGCAGGGGAGGTACCACTGGGGCGTCGCCTACGGGGACACGCGGCTCTGCTCGCTGAGCCCCCCGCCACTGCGCCCCAGGCCCTGTGTGGTGCTGAGCCGGGCGGAGGGGGGGACGGTGCAGGTGGCCTTGGGACCCCTCTGTGACGGTCACCTGCGCTTCGCCGCCGGCGCCGGCTACAAGATGCTCTGCGTCATCCTGGGGCTGGCGGACGCCTACGTGCTCTCCAAGGGCAGCACCTTCGCCTGGGATGCCTGCGCCCCCCACGCCATCCTGCGGGCCCTGGGGGGGGGCATGGTGGCCCTGGCGGGGGCCCTGCAAGCACGGCGGCAGGGGGACAccggccccccgccccagtTGGTCTATAACCGCCCGGTGGAGGGGGCGGTGGGGGCCGAGCGCTGGGCGAACCGGGGTGGCCTCGTGGCCTACGTGCACCCCCAGCACCTGGAGGCTGTGCTGGCCACGCTGGCCACCGTGCCGGGGCTCTGAGGCCACGGTGGTTGGGACCCCAGGGTGCAGGTTATAGGGTGGCTGGGACCCCCAGGGTGCAGGTTATAGGGTGGCTGGGACCCCCAGGGTGCAGGGCATGGGGTGGCCGGGACCCCAGGGGTGAAGGTTATAGGGTGGCTGGGACCCCTGGGGTGCAGGGTAAGGGATGGTTGGGACCCCCGAGGTGCAGGGTAAGGGGTGGTTGGGACCCCCAGGGTGCAGGGCATGAGGTGGCCGGGACCCCAGGGTGAAGGTTATAGGGTGGCTGGGACCCTCAGGGTGTGGGGTAAGGGGTGGCCGGGACCCCAGGATGCAGGTAAAGAGTGGCTGGGACCCCAGGGTGCAGGTTATAGGGTGGTTGGGACCCCAGGGGTGAAGGTTATAGGGTGGCTGGGACCCCTGGGGTGCAGGGTAAGGGATGGTTGGGACCCCCAGGGTGCAGGGCATGAGGTGGCCGGGACCCCAGGGTGCAGGTTATAGGGTGGTTGGGACCCCCGGGGTGAAAGTTATAGGGTGGCCGGGACCCCATGGTGCAGGGTAAGGGGTGGTTGGGACCCCCAGGGTGCAGGGTGCCCTGGAGTGCGGACTGTGGGGTGCAGGGTCCCCACATGCAGGGTCCCTGAGTGTGGGGTCCCCTGGGGCGCAGACTGTGGGGTGCAGGGTCTCAGGGTGCGGGGTCCCTGAGTGTGGGGTCCCAGGTACGGGGTCCCGGGATGTGGGGTCCCCTGGGTTTCAGGGTCCCAGGCTGGGGGGTCTCAGGATGTGGGGTCCCCTGGGGTGCAGGGTATGGGGTGCAGGGTCCCAGGGTGCCAGGTCCCTGAGTGTGGGGTCCTGGGGGTCCGGGGCCCCTGAGTGTGGGGGCCCAGGGTGCGGGGtcccctggggtgcaggggcCCAGGGTGCGGGGTCCCGGGGTGTGGGGTCCCCTGGGGTGCAGACTGTGGGGTGCAGGGTCTCGGGGTGTGGGGTCCCTGAGTGTGGGGGCCCAGGGTGTGGGGTCCCCTGGGGTGCAGGGTCCCAGGGTGCGGGGTCCCAGGGTGCGGGGTCCCGGGGTGTGGGGGCCCAGGGTGCAGGGTGCGGGGTCCCCTGGGGTGCGGACTGTGGGGTGCAGGGTCCCAGGGTGCAGGGTCTTGGGGTGCTGGGTCCCTGATTTGTGGGGTCTGGGGTCCCTGAGTGTGGGGTCCCAGGTGCAGGGTGTGGGGTCCCCTGGGGTGCAGGGTCCCGGGGTGCCCGGTCCCGGGGTGCCCGGTCCCCGCGATCCCCTGACACAGCGCAGCCgacccccgaccccccccccccccgctcccagcacccccacccTGACGCCCCCGCCCCACGTCCCCCCCTCCGGCACCATTAAAGCGCCCCCGGCAGCCGCGTGTCTGTGCTGCGCGCGCCGGGACcggcaccggggggggggggcggtacCGAGGGGGGNNNNNNNNNNNNNNNNNNNNNNNNNNNNNNNNNNNNNNNNNNNNNNNNNNNNNNNNNNNNNNNNNNNNNNNNNNNNNNNNNNNNNNNNNNNNNNNNNNNNNNNNNNNNNNNNNNNNNNNNNNNNNNNNNNNNNNNNNNNNNNNNNNNNNNNNNNNNNNNNNNNNNNNNNNNNNNNNNNNNNNNNNNNNNNNNNNNNNNNNCCAGACTGGGACATACTGGCTTTGCAGTGCCCAGACTGGGACATACTGGGTTTGCAGTGCCCAGACTGGGACATACTGGGTTTGCAGTGCCCAGATGGGACATACTGGGTTTGCAGTGCCCGACCTGGGACATTCTGGGGTTTGCAGTGCCCAAACTGGGACATACTGGGTTTGCAGTGCCCAAACTGGGACATACTGGGTTTGCAGTGCCCAGACTGGGACATACTGGGTTTGCAGTGCCCGACCTGGGACATTCTGGGGTTTGCAGTGCCCAAACTGGGACATACTGGGGTTTGCAGTGCCCAGACTGGGACATACTGGGTTTGCAGTGCCCGAACTGGGACATACTGGGTTTGCAGTGCCCGAGCTGGGACATAGTGGGTTTGCAGTGCCCAAACTGGGACAAACTGGGGTTTGCAGTGCCCGAGCTGGGACATAGTGGGTTTGCAGTGTCCAAACTGGGACATACTGGGGTTTGCAGTGCCCAGACTGGGACATACTGGGGTTTGCAGTGCCCGAACTGGGACATACTGGGGTTTGCAGTGCCCAGACTGGGACATAGTGGGTTTGCAGTGCCCAAACTGGGACATACTGGGGTTTGCAGTGCCTGAACTGGGATGTGTGAGGTTTTGCAGTGCCCGACCTGGGACATACTGGGTTTGCATTGCCCAGACTGGGACATACTGGGGTTTGCAGTGCCCAGACTGGGACATGCTGTGTTTGCAGTACCCAGACTGGGACATACTGGGGTTTGCAGTGCCCAGACTGGGACAAACTGGGGTTTGTAGTGCCCGAGCTGGGACATACTGGGTTTGCAGTGTCCGAACTGGGACATACTGGGGTTTGCAGTGCCCAAACTGGGACATACTGGGTTTGCATTGCCCAGACTGGGACATACTGGGGTTTGCCGTGCCCAGACTGGGACCATACTGGGGTTTGCAGGCCCAAACTGGGATCATCTGGGTTTGCATTGCACAGACTGGTACATCTGGGTTTTCTAGTGCCCGGATGGAAATACTGGGGTTTGAAGTGCCTGACTGGGAACATACTGGGGTTGCAGTGCTTGAACGGGATGTGTGATGTTTGCAGTGCCCGAACTGGGACATCTGGGTTGCATTGCCCAGACTGGGCACATACTGGGGTTTGCAAGTGCCCAGACTGGGACCATCCTGGGGTTTGCAGTGCCCAGACTGGGACATGCTGTGTTTGCAGTGCCCAAACTGGGACATACTGGGTTTGCAGTGCCCAAACTGGGACATACTGGGTTTGCATTGCCCAGACTGGGACATAGTGGGTTTGCCGTGCCCAGACTGGGATGTACTGGGTTTGCAGTGCCCGAACTGGGACGTACTGGGTTTGCAGTGCCCAAACTGGGACATACTGGGGTTTGCAGTACCCAAACTGGGACATACTGGGTTTGCATTGCACAGACTGGGACATACTGGGTTTGCAGTGCCCGGACTGGGACATACTGGGGTTTGCAGTGCCCAAACTGGGACATACTGGGGTTTGCAGTGCCCAGACTGGGACATACTGGGTTTGCATTGCCCAGACTGGGACATACTGGGTTTGCAGTGCCCAAACTGGGACATACTGGGGTTTGCAGTGCCCAGACTGGGACATACTGGGTTTGCAGTGCCCAAACTGGGACATACTGGGGTTTGCAGTGCCCAAACTGGGACATACTGGGTTTGCATTGCCCGAACTGGGACATACTGGGTTTGCAGTGCCAGCACAACCCCCCCGTGCCCCCTGCCCTTCGGGGCCGAGCCGGGGTGACCCCGGGGGGGCCCTGACTCGCCGCCCCCCGCAGCTGGGCTTCTTCCGCCGggcccgctccgcgccgccggccgTGCCGCAGTACCACGCCGTGAAGATCCCGCGGGAGGAGCGGCAGCAGTTCCGCGAGGAGAAGACGGGCACCATCCAACGGAAGGAGTGGGCCGCCAACCCCCGCCCGGCCAGCGACGGCCACCTCACCCCCAGCTCGGCCTAGGCCCTCGGCCCGGCCGTGGGGCCGCCGTGGGGCCGGCGCGGGGGGCACCGGAGACGGGACCCTCCTCCGTGGCGGTGCCCTGGGAAGGAGCCAGCGGGGCACAACGCGTTGGCCAGCGCACACGGGATGGATCGTACCGTGGGACGGGGCCATTGGCCCCACGGAGGGGCTCGGCCCCACGGAGGGGTCGGCCTCATGGGGGGGACTCGGACCCATGGGGGGGCTCGGCCCCATGGCGGGGGGCTCGGCCCCACAGCGATGCTCAACTCAATAAAAGAACCAGCTCCTCCGACAAAGACCATGTCCCTTCCTGGGGGTGTCGGCCATGCTGGGTGAGGCCCCATGGGGGCCGCCATGATGGGTGTGGCCGTGGGGCTGGAGGTCGCCATGatgggtgtgggtggggggtgCCGCCATGATGGCGGCGGCCTTagcggcgggcggcagcgctgcaggggtCGGCCCGAGGGCTGTCTGCCGGGATAACGGGCCgtgtccccgtccccatcctcatcccccTCCCCGCGGGCTGGGCCtggccgcccccgccccgccaggAACGGCGGTTCACAGCGGAGGAGGCGCGGCTCTGCCCTTAGCCAAGATGGCGGCGCCCGGAGCTAAGATGGCGCCGCGCCGCGGGGAACGCGCGGAGCTTTCAAGATGGCGGCGCCCTGTGCGGCTTCGGCGCGCTTGATGTGACGTCACCTCCTACTTCCGGGAGGTATCCGGAAGTGGCGCCGTCCATGGAGGCGGCCGGGTGGACGCCGTCGCGGGGCGGCTGGAGCCTCCGCTCCCGGGGATGGTGAggccgcggcggcggcaccggggCCGGCACCGGCTGctctgggggggctgccccgcgggaggcggcggccggggcggggggatgGAGCCGGGTCCTCCCCGGCGCGGGGGCGTTTGGCTGGGGGACCTCGACAGGGCCCtgcgccccaccccccccagccccgccgtgtcccccctgccccctcctgGGGTCGCCCCGGtgtcccccctctcccctcctttgGTCACCCAGGTGTCCCTGGCGTGTCCCtcggccccccgcgccccctcccttccccctctgtGTCCCCCTACGCCCCACAGGGTtgagccccccgccccaggctgcccccccaGGGTGTGGTGGGGGGCGCAGAGGTCCcggctgccccacagccctgcgGGTGGGctctgggggggggtgggcagtTGGGGACCCCCACCTCCTGTGTCCCCTCCAGACGTGCTGCTCTCCGGACTGATGGCGTCGGGCGCGACGAGCCGCTCCGAGGACGAGGAGTCGCTGGCGGGGCAGAAGCGGGGCCCGGCCCAGGCCTCGGGCGCCATCCCCAAGCGCCGCAGCTCCTCGCGGTACGTGGGGGGGGGGAGACGGGGGGCGTGGGGCTGAGGTtgacccccctgcccaccccccctgccttcccctgctgcccatccccctgcctgccccactgcctgctgcccccctgcccactcccctgccagcctgtgcccccctgccccctccttgccccttctgccccccccccccggcctgctgccccccccgcctgcctgcctgtgccctgctgccctctcctgctgccttccctccctgtctgccccccccccgccccccgctgccttcgcccctgcccgccccctgcccgccgcctGCCTGTGGTAGGGGGCAGCCCGCGGGCCCCGGGACTCGGAGCCGTCTCGTTTCCTCCAGGTTCATCAAGCGGAAGAAGTTTGACGATGAGCTGGTAGAGAGCAGCCTGGCCAAATCCTCCAGCCGGGCCAAGGGCGCTGCCGGCGTCGAGCCCGGCCGCTGCTCGGGCAGCGAGCCTTCCTCCAGCGAGAAGAAGAAGGTGAGGGGCCAGCCgtggggggcggggcgggggggtctggGAAGCTCAGAGAGCCCCCAAACCCCcatttctccccctccccccccctcccaggtCTCCAAGTCTGTGTCCACCCCCATCGCGCCCAGCCCGGTGCCGACCCCCGGCCTCGCCAAGCGGATGAAGAAGAGCAAACAGCCCCTGCAGGTGACCAAGGACCTGGGCCGCTGGAAACCCGCCGACGACCTTCTGCTCATTAACGCCGTGCTGCAGGTAACGacccccgggggggggtggTGCGGGGCTGCCTGTCCCCTGGGGACCCTGGCAGGGACGTGTTTGCCACCCCTGCGTTTCGGGGTGGCCCCCAGGGCCTGTCCCCTCAGCCCGGTGGCTTTTCCAGACCAACGACTTGACATCCGTTCACTTGGGCGTCAAGTTCAGCTGCCGCTTCAACCTGCGGGAGATCCAGGAGCGGTGGTACGCGCTCCTCTACGACCCCATCATCTCCAAGTGAGTGTGGGGTGGGTCTGGAGGGGGCAGAGCCACCctgggggggggacagggggggcTCTCACAccgcctccccgcccccccaccgCAGGCTGGCCTGCCAGGCCATGCGGCAGCTGCACCCCGAGGCCATCGCCGCCATCCAGAGCAAAGTGCTTTTCAGCAAAGCCgaggagcagctgctgaacAAGGTGGGATCGGTAAGAGCTGGCCGGGAGCgcggtggggtggggggctccaGGTTGGGGTGTGAGGGTCCTGGGTGCCATGTGTGTCCCCTCCTCTGGGTGTGGGGCTCTGGGTGGGGGTCCTGGGTGGCCTGTGTCCCCCCTtctctggggtggggggctccaGGTTGGGGTGTGGGGCTCTGGGTGGGGGTCCTGGGTGCCATGTGTCCCTCCTTATCGGGGTGTGGGGCTCTGGGTGGGGGTCCTGGGTGCCCTATGTCCCCCCTCCTCTGAGGTGGGGGGCTCCAGGTTGGGGTGTGGGGCTCTGGGTCGGGGTCCTGGGTGCCATGTGTCCCTCCTTCTCGGGGTGTGGGGCTCTCGTGGGGGTCCTGGGTGCCCTGTGTCCCCCCTCCTCTGGGGTGGGGGCTCCAGGTTGGGGTGTGGGGCTCTGGGTCGGGGTCCTGGGTGCCCTGTGTCCCCCCTcctctggggtggggggctccaGGTTGGGGTGTGGGGCTCTGGGGGGGGTCCTGGGTGCCATGCgtcccccctccttcctctccgCAGACCAGCCAGCCCACGCTCGACACcttccaggagctgctccaCAAACATCCCGACGTTTTCTATCCCTCCCGGACAGCCAAGGCCCTGCAGCTCCACTGGCAGCTCATGAAGCAGTACTACCTGCTGGATGACCAGACCGGTGAGGCTAGGGGGGTCCCCCtggccccccccgccccccctgccccccccaacTTCTCTTCTCCTGTTCCTTCCAGTGCAGCCCCTGCCCAAGGGGGACCAAGTGCTGAACTTCTCTGATGCCGAGGACATGCTTGATGACAACAAGCTGAAgtgagggtttggggggggcttgggggggggctgggctggggggtgttggggggcaggagggtgtGGGGGTGTCACAGTCTTGATGGCGAGCTGAAGTGAggttttggggggctgggggggcacagggggtgtgtggggtgtcACCGCCTCGACAGTGAGCTCAAGTGAggttttggggggctgggggggggtattggggggagggggggtgcagggtggtACCATCTCGACAGCGAGCTGAAATGAtgttttggggggctggggtaGGGGGGACAGGAGGGTGTGGGGTGTCACAGTCTCGACGACGAGATGAAGTGAGGTtttggggggctgcaggggggcacagggggtgtgtggggtgtcACAGTCTTGACAGTGAGCTGAAGTGAgggttttggggggctgggggggcaggggggtgttgggggggcaggagggtgtGGGGTGTCACAGTCTCGACGGCGAGATGTGAGGTTttggggggctgcgggggggatgacagggggcagtgggggggaCAAGGGGGGTGCAGGGTGGCACCTCGACAGCGAGCTGAAGTAAAGttttggggggctggaggggtttggggggtggCACTGTCTCGCCAACAAGCTGAAGTGAGGTTTGGGGGGGCTGGAatgggggggtgcggggggcaCCGTCGTGAGGTTTggggggctgggcgggggggggcatgcgggggggggggcacagtCTCATCCTGCCGCTTCTCCGCAGGGATGTGCGGACGAGGTGCTGGAGCACGGTGAGTCCAACCCGCtcccctctgggcagcccgaatggggggagggggggagagaCCCAGGACCCTCCCCCCAGGGTGGgggcacccccctcccctcccccagcccccttccccccttttccccagaGCTGACCGTGGCCGACCGGCGCCAGAAACGGGAGATccggcagctggagcaggagctgcacaaGTGGCAGGTGCTGGTCGACAGCATCACGGGTgagagctgggaggggagggggctcccCCCCCGTGtcgcccccggccccccaagccccctcaccccccccccatccttCCCACAGGGATGAGCTCTCCAGACTTCGACAGCCAAACGCTGGCCGTGCTGCGGGGCCGCATGGTGCGGTACCTGATGCGCTCCCGGGAGGTgagtgctggggctgtgcccccgcccccagggacccccccccaaCTCCTCAgggatcccccccccccccccctttccccctgacgcttccccctccccccacagATCACCCTGGGCAGAGCCACAAAGGACAACCAGATCGACGTGGACCTGGCGCTGGAGGGACCAGCCTGGAAGATCTCCCGCAAGCAGGGTTAGGGGATCGGGGATCAGGGaggggggctggagcagggggggctgtgcccccacccccctttctcACCCCGtatcccccccctccccttccagGCGTCATCAAGCTGAAGAATAACGGGGATTTCTTCATCGCTAACGAGGGCCGGCGCCCCATCTACATCGACGGGCGCCCCGTGCTGGGCGGCAACAAGTGGAAGCTGAACAACAACTCGGTGGTGGAGGTGAGgcctgagggggctgggggtccccctttgacaccccccacccctcacatTCTGCCCCCCCCCGCTTACcctttgcccccccccccccccaccagaTCGCCAGCCTCCGCTTCGTCTTCCTCATCAACCAGGACCTCATTGCCCTCATCAAGGCGGAGGCGGCCAAATTGGCCCAGCAGTGACAAGGAGGGGGGGGCTGCTCTGGTGTGTGCCCCCCCCCATGGCACACCGGGGGGTCCCCACAGCTCCCACTTTAGCACCGGGCCCCCTCAGCTGCCCCCCTGCGGGTGctgagcccctcctgccccagcagatTGTCACCCTCCAATAAAGTATTTGCCCCCAGCCCACtgtggggggggtccctggggccTGGGGACACCCGCGGGGGGGGGACAcaagcccccccagctcctgcagtgtGTTCTTAGTCGCTCCTTTATTgaaaaagggggggaaggggggggtaGCATGGTCCCGTGGGGCTCGGGGAGCCCACTGAGTTTGGGGGATCCcgggggggggacgacgacgaCAGGGCTGGGGTGCCTGAGTCACCGAGGGGGGCCTTGTTGGCTGtgccggggggccggggggggggggggggcgctgggtTATTTTTACCGTTGGCACCGGTGGGAGCTCACTCTGCCTCATTTGCATACATTTGCATGGGAACAGCAGGGGGCGCTGCCGCCCACCCGCTCTCCCCGGGGGAGGCCGGCACcgggctcgggggggggggggcccttCCCAAGGACGGGCGAGAtcccggggggctgcagcacccccaccccccggctcCGGTCCCGGCCCGGTGCCCCCCCGGcacggcgggggcggcgggagccggAACAGCGCCGGGGCCCCGAGTGTggacccccaccccctcccctcccccggGCCAAGCACCCGCCCGATCAGGCCGGGCGATCCCCGAGGGGTTCCCCGTGCGCAGCGCCGAGCATCACCCGGTGCCggtccccgtccccatcccGGTCCTGGTTCTCGTCCCAGGGATGCGCTGCGCTCCGCATCACCCGGTCCCGGTGCCGGTCCCGCCGTCCTGGGGATGCGCAGTGCCCAGCATCACCTGGTACCGGTTCCCGTCCCGGTCCTGGTCCGCATCCCAGGGATGCGCAGCGCCCGGTGCCGGTCCCCGATCCCGCCGTCCCGGGGATGCGCAGCGCCCAGCACCGCCCGGTGCCGCTCCGGGTCCCCATCCCGGTCCCGGGGGTGCGCAGC of Falco rusticolus isolate bFalRus1 chromosome 19, bFalRus1.pri, whole genome shotgun sequence contains these proteins:
- the INPP1 gene encoding inositol polyphosphate 1-phosphatase, which translates into the protein MAGLLQALVGASEKAAHIARLCRREDPLFQLLVAEKTGVDRNRRFLQDFKTLADVLIQEVIKHDLGKEFPQLQGHIHGEESNEFRNGQGETVAVRVCATPGDTAALLLSVLEPERAAAELLAVAVHRDVVLEDAELAGVALSIPPQDLAIWIDPIDSTNEYIGGREDVAAVDGIAPAGLCSALVLIGAYDRRTGCPVLGVINEPFYRQDPQTCRWQGRYHWGVAYGDTRLCSLSPPPLRPRPCVVLSRAEGGTVQVALGPLCDGHLRFAAGAGYKMLCVILGLADAYVLSKGSTFAWDACAPHAILRALGGGMVALAGALQARRQGDTGPPPQLVYNRPVEGAVGAERWANRGGLVAYVHPQHLEAVLATLATVPGL
- the MCRS1 gene encoding microspherule protein 1 gives rise to the protein MMGVAVGLEVAMMGVGGGCRHDGGGLSGGRQRCRGIRKWRRPWRRPGGRRRGAAGASAPGDDVLLSGLMASGATSRSEDEESLAGQKRGPAQASGAIPKRRSSSRFIKRKKFDDELVESSLAKSSSRAKGAAGVEPGRCSGSEPSSSEKKKVSKSVSTPIAPSPVPTPGLAKRMKKSKQPLQVTKDLGRWKPADDLLLINAVLQTNDLTSVHLGVKFSCRFNLREIQERWYALLYDPIISKLACQAMRQLHPEAIAAIQSKVLFSKAEEQLLNKVGSTSQPTLDTFQELLHKHPDVFYPSRTAKALQLHWQLMKQYYLLDDQTVQPLPKGDQVLNFSDAEDMLDDNKLNPLPPFSPELTVADRRQKREIRQLEQELHKWQVLVDSITGMSSPDFDSQTLAVLRGRMVRYLMRSREITLGRATKDNQIDVDLALEGPAWKISRKQGVIKLKNNGDFFIANEGRRPIYIDGRPVLGGNKWKLNNNSVVEIASLRFVFLINQDLIALIKAEAAKLAQQ